The nucleotide sequence tttctaataaatatctactacttttaaaaatattttcttcaggTGTCACTTTCTCTGCTTTAGTCCATCCACTTATTCTCGTAGGCAATAGTGCGCATCCTTTGTAGCAGCAGTATGCATAGCCAATTAGCCATTAGCCATTAGCCACCCAATAGAGACCACGGAAGTTTGGTTTATCCAGGAAAGTGGAACGATTCGCTTGTCGCATGTTTGATGTTTCCCCACTACCCATCACATTATTTTGTGGGATGAGATTTTTTAAATGCCTGGGATTGAGGGCCGTCCCTTCAAGCATCCTAAGTTTCGAAAAACactttcaacaaaaataaaaataaaaactcaaaaacgtttttaaaatgttaaaatcttACTTATACTGTTTTTCCaaaacactaaataaataatttttttaaaaaaaatatttcaaatgggAACACTGATAAACGTGTAAGGCGTGCGCACTTATGAGTGCGCACAAGCTGGAGgataaattttctttcttctacaCAAGTGCTGCCTAATCTTGCTGCAAGGCTTCTTTAATTTGCTTCTCTTAACAAATTCACTGGGaacttctttaattttgaattgaCTTGGGTggaaaatttctataaaattttgaaacacacTCATTGTTAACTAGAAAATTGCACAGCTTCTTCGGTGTACACGGCTGTTCAGACTACAGATTTTTATCAAAAGACAAATATCAAGCTTAAAGAATTACAGATTATAAATTAGAAATCAAGTATTTCCTCATCGAAAGTTGCTGAAAACAAAATAGACATCTACCATTTGAATCCAAACTTGAGtgagaaaaacaaaatcccGTCTCTAATAAGCTCCCAACCACACCACAACTTTATGATCCTAGGTAATCTTAGTATTTGCACCGATTTGAAGGCTTCAATCATTTCCTAATATTCTAAAAGCTATGTTTTCTAAAAGAAACCTTTTCATAAGGCAAAATTAATAAAGGTTACATTTTCATTTGAGCAAATAGTAGGGCAAACTATAGCAacttatcattttccttaattttatatGGGACTGGTTTAGCAGTAGTGGCAGCAATACGATCGCTCGccctattttttaatagaagaaTTTATATACCAATTAAGTCAAGGTAGAGCATCCAAATATAGAAACCATGAGCAAGCTTAACCAAGGGGGAGGCAGGGATctagagttaaaaaaaataaaataaatacaatttgaaactttaaaaaacaatgaaagaaGATCTGggttgagacaaaaaaaaaagggtggtgGGGAAAGAGAGAAacagtaaataaaattttcattgaacaAAAGGCTACAGTGATGGGGAGGGGAGAGGGGCTTCAGGGAAGCAAATGGTTTAGAAATGTTCAACATCATACAACTATCAAAACAATACACGCGATTGGAATGGAAGGATATAAATTTGACACTCTTCAGAACTACAAAATAACCCAAGGATTATTCAGGCATCAAATACTCTCCCCATTACATGCAATATATCCCAGGTTATCGTCTGCTTCACTgcaagaaaattataatggaaATCCATGTGAACAAAAGTCAAAAACCCAAAGATATAAACCACCACAAACTTCAAAAACCTAAGTTACCTCTGCGTTTTCATTCCCACCAGCCCTAGCAGAGGTTTCCAGCTTCCAGCTCTCTTctgcttaataaaaataatgaccAAATAACATAAACACCATTATACACAATTAAAACATATAGTACCCCATTCCTTGCACCACTAGTGAAAAAAGTTACTCATAGATGAGTGGATATAAAATGGAATATATGACACTATTTTACAAAGAATAGTAACACAGATGCAATGACAGAGACAGCATTCTAATTTGCAATACCAACAAATTGCATAAACTTCACGAGCTTGGaaacataatcaaatgatggtgTAGAAAAACATGTTACCCTTCCAAAGTTCACCATTTTAAGTCTAGGCAATAGTGTAACTTCGCTCAATTAGGATTTCTATTATGTCAAACCTTCCACCTAGAAACAGAATAAGAAAACTAGAAACTTAAGACGCAATTAAAGCTTTCAGCACAGTAGACCTCAAAGTACTTTTACTACTCGCACATCCTGATGTGATATCTTGCACTTGCAGACCTTTATGTCTTTGGCAATGTTTCTTGATGAATGACAATATTGTTGAAGCATTTTCTCATAAATATACAATGCAATTCATTAGAAGCGAACCATGAAATATCATATCATCTAAACTTTTCCAGCTAACTTATTAGTGCTCTgccatttaaatttatatttcctACCATGTCTTCAAATCTGAAATCTTTTACACGATACTCCGTCTGTCAGATTCTAACCTGCACACTTAACAATGAAATGAAGTACAAATCCAAAGCTTTTAACTCAAATATGATCCCATGATTCAGCAATCAGATATTGCAATGTGCAAACCCTCCAAAGAAAGTGAATAAGACTAGAGAATAAGCATATCACGTTATATATGCAGAAAGCAACAAACTCTTTATGcacaaacaataaaatcaatgtATTTTGACAGagagaaagcaaaaaataaagagCAGGATTAAGGCCTGGTTTTGATTGGATTCTAAAAGTCAAAAACcctctttttttaaaatgattttggcctaaaaaaaataaaagcttaaGATGGAAGCAAAAAGATGTTATTTCTCGTAGTCACTTTTTGTCTTATGCAAGgagttattttgtatttaataaaactttgtcAATAACAATATTGTCCCTTTAAATTTATGACTTTGGCTTCAGGTTCTGCTTCTAGTTGATCAAACACAAAAGGCTGTCTAAGAACACAACAGGTGCAGTAGAAAGACAATCAAGCAGATTGTATATGCTCATTACGAAAAAATCAATCCTTCAACTATCATAATTTGGTTTAATTCTATGCATATATTCTTGGAAGAATTATTATTTACCATCATCCCCTGGGATGTCAGTAGTCCACAAGGTCAGGTTGTCCCTCAGAAGTTGCATAATCAATGTGCTATCCTTGTAAGACTCCTCATTCAGAGTATCCAACTCTGAGATAGCTTCATCAAAAGCTTGCTTTGCGAGGTGGCAGGCCCTTTCAGGGGAGTTAATAAGTTACCATGTAAACAGTTTCAAATggacaaaaaatcaaaagacacAAAAAAGGGACTATTACAGAACTCTCTCTGAAGATTACGATAGGAATACCTTTCAGGGGAGTTCATAATTTCATAGTAAAAAACAGAGAAGTTCAAGGCCAAACCCAGCCGAATGGGATGTGTGGGAGATAAATCAGCCTCTGCTGTCGTAGAAGCTGTCTGCAAACCCAATCACACAAATGGATGAATATTTCAAATAACTCAACTTGACAAAACTAATTCTGGAACTCGGAGAGCTATTTAGCATTTCATAGTACAACAAAGATAGTTGACACCcacaaatttattaaacaatcaCACACATCTAGTACCAAAAACCTGTCAGCAGGAGATGGTCCAGAACCTTCTTATCCTCTTGTCCCTTTCCCATTGTCCAAAAAACTGATATTTACATGATAAGTGTGTAATGAAGACAAAAAGGATCTAGCAACGCCTATAGAAAAGAGGATCTAGCAGGgttgaaaagaaggaaaatcaaGAAAGGACATCTGTGTTACAAGGGTACTCATCATATGCAGCTTAGAAGGTGTGTCTACCTGTTGGAATCATCAAAGACATGCACAAACCCCTCAGTTGTCTAAGTGTCACACCTTATGATGGAATAAAGGATAAACATGGAAAGTTCACTCATTATCCATGCGACACATGAACAAATTACAATGCATCCCAGAAACTAGTAAACAGATTTAAGGCCGCATTCATCTCTTCCTTGATAAGTGAGACCTCCTAGGAGCGGGTCTAAAAGTGTCATGTCCAACACAGATCTGGTATTCATGTCATGCACCTCTCTTGCACTTCATATACTCGTgtaacttaaaaagaaaatgaataaatataatctCTCTCACCCAGAACTTGCACAATAATAGGTTCTCAGCAAGGACACATGTATGGCCAAcgccttaaaataaaaacacagaGAGTCGTATGCACAGAACAATTGATCAAATAAGGTTCCCAAATCGATCAAAGTTTCTACAAGCAATAACTTTTTGCCCCAGTAAATCGAACCATTACAAGGTGATAATATACCAAGAATTATAGCATTTGAAGCAACCCAAGCCACACAGAAAATAAAATCTCGTTCTTGCAATTTTATACATGCATCAACCAAGAACTTATAAATTAGACCCTCACAGCATCAAACAACACATACCTGATAAGCTTTCAGTGACTGATCAGCAGCCTCTTTCTTCTCGTTCCCAGACTTAAACTCCGCCAAATACCGATAATAGTCGCCTTTCCTGCAACCACACACGAACCCAAACCCTAAAAATCTCCCAAACTAGAGCATAAATCATCGTCAGAACCAAAAATACTCACATTTTGTAGTAAAAAACGGTAGATTCACCGGCCGAAGAAGATGGAATGAGATGCTCATCAATAACAGTCATAATTTCACTGCAAATTCCAGAAAGCTCCGATTCTACCTTTTGCCTGTACTCCTTGATCCGCTTCGCATTCTGATCGTTCCCTTTCGCTTCCTCCTTCTGCTCGATCGATGAAAGAATCCTCCAGGAAGCCCTCCGGGCGCCGATCACGTTCTTAAAGCCAACCGAGAGCAGGTTCCGCTCCTCCACGGTCAATTCCACGTCCAGCTTCGCCACTTTCTTCATGGAATCCACCAtttctaccaaaaaaaaaaacagagtaaaATTAAGGTAGTGATCAGATAATTGGAAACCCTAACTCTAACAGTGAGAGTGCGGTAATTCGAGATCCACAAACAGGAGAAAGAGAGATGGAAACCGTCATAGCGCTCGGCTTGCTCGGCGAGCTTGGCGACGTAGACGAAGGTGTCGCGGTCTTTGGAGGAGGCCATCACCGATCTCTCAGAGATTAGCTTTTCTGCTtcccctctctctcttcctGTGGGATCAGTATGTGTGTATGGTATTCAAAATGGTAGGATCGGGAgcagaagaaaaaagaatgggCGGGGACCCGTAATCACACGCGCGCACCTTTGCCACCTCACTTACACTTCCCACCGATAGCCTACGAATACAAATTcccttttttattcaaattatttaaaccatctgattttaattttttttttttttttaatttgagaaatcTCCGATTCTCCATAATGGTCATGTGATGGGTTGGTTTGTTATGAACCATTATTGGGAGAGTTGCCATGTTTTTAGGCTttttccataaaagaaaaattttggaatttgtgTCCCGCAACTTGACAACAACTGTCATGCAGTACTCACCTACTCTTACATGGATAGATCTTGGGAaacttctctctcttcttcctttttccaaattttagtTTCCATCCTGTACTACTCCATTTTGGTAAAAACATTTTCTCCAAAAATTTCGAAATTTGGGGGTTCCCTTGGAAGATTGTGTGAATGGGTATGCCAAATGTGAGAGCACAAAAATACCGAAAGAAAAAGTGCCAAAATGAAAGAATCTAAAATTATGTAGCATAGTGGCATGGGCCTCGCTCCCATTGGTGGTAGGTTTGAAAATTCAATGGTCACAAATAGAGTCATCATCACAAAAACGACAAGGAACCCACCCCCACCACTTGGAAGGATCGTCTCACCAATCACCAAAATGAGTGTATCAAAATTTAGCTTCAACATGCCTATCCAATTCTaagaaattcttttaaatctaaCTAGATTTTTTGTACTAATTTGGGTAACTTTATTCAaccttataaatttttaaaaagattaatataaaaattaattataaaagttttattttatcttatatataaaaaaaaaacttttatatttaataaaaaaatattactaatattactttttaaaaattatatgaaactTACTAAAATGtactaaaaatttaatcacatAATTTTAGCTcaattaacaaaaaaagaacAACCGGGTTCCATTCCTTGTCATATCAATTAGCAagatgaaaggaaaaaggaatGGATGAAAATGGATTGAGTATGAGAATTGTTGTAATTGAGACAAACATGGAAAGAATAATGAATTACGGATGGCTCAAAAATACCAAGAGAAGCAGGAAATGAAAGAATAGGAGTCCAGGTGAGGCAAAATGAGATTCTTGCTTCCATTGAAATCTGCCTTTTCAGATTTGACCTTCTATaattaagattattttaataaaattaatcaattaagtataaaaacttttcttacattaaaaaaaatcttctcattTCTCGGAATTCAATGGAGGCATCCTATTAAATGGAgctaaaatcaattaataaagGGAAATGTACAATCTTTCAATGGAGGCATAAAAATTAATAGGACATTATCATTCAAGTAGTAAGGTGATTCTCTAAACATGGGTgcatataaatattcattataatgTAAATAAATGTGTGCATATCTAGTTATGCATATTTATAGGTGAGAATATATAGATAGGTAAAATCCAGCATAACTTCATCATGTAATGTTAATACAATGTTGTTTAGCAATGCTACTTGAATAATAATGTCCTATTAATTTTTATGCTGTGGCAAATTAGTAAAAGTATCTTGTATAGTTCACAACCACAGCACAAGTATGGGTTTGGTGGTACTTTAATGGATCAAGATTTGCAAATCTTGATCTTCTGTACATTCAGAAGTGGTTGGGTTTAGACCCCCAGGTCAAGATGAAAGGAGAGTCTGATGGCCGTTGAGAATTTCAAATCCACTAATAGACAAATGATTTCTTAAAGATTTCCCATCAAGAAACTTCGATTGGTAAAGGGCTATGTCATGAAAACAAATCATGAGAAATGTGACAAATAGAATACTATGGAAAGTCAAGGGGAAGATTGAATAAATTGTAACTTTATTGGTCACTTTGCAGGAGAATTACTTTTTAACTCCTTCCTTCAAGAATTTGAGCCATCATGTTGGACTACTGTGTTCCAACTTTTGTTAAGCAGACTGATTATAGCCCAATGTATAGATACAGAATACCCACAAAAATCTTCAGTAGCAAGTTTTTGAAGACCAGGCTGATAGCAACTAAGTTGCACTTGCACCAAATCTTTTATTCCTCTCCTGGAAATGTGGACAAAGAGGAGCTCAAGGAAATAGCTAATGCTGGTGACAGTGAGCAGCCATTTCCCAACCAACAGAGTTCCAACAAAGAATCCAAACAGGCTCTGTCCCCCTTCCTCTTTCATGGCACCAAATCCCTTCAAACCACTTTAGCAAGTAAGCAAGCCATATTTGGCCAACAGAAATTACATGAAATGTCATGAGTCATGACTGCCTGAATAGGCTGAAATCAGACATAGCATGGAACCATAAACTAGGAGTTAACCACTCCATGCTTTAACCAAAACAAAATGCTTCAGCCCCAAGCAAAGACAGATTTTACAGCACTATGCCAACACTCTGGAAGTCATACAAGAAATTAAGGAGCAAACAAACGAAGTTCAACCTTCTTTTCttcataaacaaaattaaatttttattctacaatTTATGGTATACATAACACACAAGTCTGTGAGAGAGatacaaacaaaaatatgtGAATGTGTGATTTATTCTAAATCTTTATGTGTGCATAAAAGGCACTTCAGTGAAAAGTATACATAGATGTTGTAGACACAATGACACAAAAGAGGCCCTTCTGGCAGAAAAACGTAAACTTAGTAAGACAAATGCTTCAGCATGCATTAAAAAAGGGGTGATGCAGTTCCAACTTTCTAGCAAAAGAGTAAATCATTTGGTAAGCCAACATCATGAGAGAGAGATTTTATCAATGAccaagataaataaaattatgaattgtTATATTGCATCATTGTACAAACATGTTTCAGCTGTATAGGCACTCACACTTTGCTATAAGTTAGCAGCAATGAATGTAGAAGATTCTTGTTGCTTCAGGCTTTCAGCAACATGAGCAACCACTCCCACACCAGCATTGTAGAGCCATTCATTTTTCACCTGAATtgtgataacaataataaagtTATTGATTGGAATAGAggaataaatattcaaaaatgaGAACAGAAAATTCAGTGATTAGTACATGAATGTTGTTATGGGCGAAGAAGGGCCAGAAGGCTGAATGAAAGCTGACGTCAACTTTTTTCCATCCTAGCTGTTGTAAGCCATGTATCATTTCCTCTGTTGGCAAACTGAAACTGTCACTCTTGTTTGTCATGGGGCAGCAATTAAAGATTCACTGATAATTTTTGGATCATCATATCTCTGGGCAAAGATATTaaccttccaaaatttcatgatATTCTACTGTACTTTGTGTGCTGGGAGCATTTTGTGCTGCCTCCTTTGCTTTGGCTGCTTCTGGAGGAAAATGGGGACCGTCAGACAAAACTGGTGGACAATACTCCACATCTACAACATGCTTGTAACCATCCAAAGAACGGCGAGGGGGCTGCAAAATAGGAAATGTCAAAATGTTACAGAAACTTACAACATACTCCTGGTTCGATAATTATATATCAACCATTTAGGTTTCGTTCAATAATTCAATCACCGCTCCTTCCAGGTTTAGAAACAgcaaataagaaagaagaacGGCAAAGCCTTAATCCCAATTATTCAGTCAGCTATGTGAATTGTTCTTTTCCCTTCTGCTCTAACCAGGGCAAAGAAACAATGCTgcatgaaaagttaaaattactGGTTACTGAGATCCAACAGACTTAGGCCCTACTCAGCACACCACTTGCAAGGTATAGAAGATGTTAGTTGTTACAGTGCTTATACACATGGTGACACTATGGGTTAAAGACATTGATAGGCTAAAAACTGTCAACAGAAGTCACTGCTTCCTTAGGAAGATATGCAGGAAGCTGGTCCTACTTAAAACTAAAATGTTTACATGAACATAAAGAGTTCATGAATTTTATGGAAGGACAAAATTAACCATTCATCATTACTTATCCAATGTTCTATACAGCTGAAAACTATTCCCATATTATTGATCAGTCTCAAAACCTTCACCCCAGATTTAAGGCTTTGTCATGGTGTGGATTCACTTCCACCGACAACCCAATCTGATCTTTCATTAATCCCTCCTTTAATCAAAGGCTCACACCTAGAGCAATGCAATGAGAAATATATCAGAATATGGCATGGTTCAATAAGAGAAATCACCAAATCACCTTAACAAGTTCTGTCTCCCTACGAATAGAGGATGTGCGCCATCCAACCATATCTGGATAGTGTTGAGGAAACCAGTCCTCCAAAGCAAGAGAGAACAACcagacaaatattttaaatgaccagataattatgataataatatatacatatatagtggATACGATCGTAAGAGACATTAGCATAAAGAATGCGACAGCTAAATGCGCCCAGAGCAGCTCTGCAAGACAAACAAAAACACATTaaagatattaaataaattggttAAGATGATTATTTTATAGTAATGAATCATAAAGAGCCTTCCTCACATAAATTTTCCATCTTCACAGTCGGATGCCATCCTCAGAAGAAGAGGTGGTTTGTTGGGTTTACCATCAGTGAGAAATAGCTGACTTCCAGTTCGACCAGCAAAAATAGGAGCAATTGGTGCAGCAATTTTTTCTAAGATGGGAACCCCCAGTAGAAATGGAAGCTGAAAAACAGTcacaaacaataaaataacttaattgtGACGTTGCATTCCAATTTACCAATTAGCCAttcttaaaaatcataaattcttCCTTCATAAATGTATAATCTATGAAATTGAAGAAGCATGAGCACAAGCATAAGCAAGGGCCACAAGCAGAGTTTGAAAGCAACACAATATGTGCTATGAATATAGAAACATACCAAGCATAAGTCTAAAATTTCATATAAGTACTAATTCTGAaagcaaatataaaattttatttacaatattaGTTAAGAATGAAGTTACTATCTATAACAGATCATGGATCAGATGATTAGAaacatgataaataaaaattataaatgcatgaaataaataatagagaCTTAGAAACTAACATATATGATTACAATGCGTGAAAATCAAATCTTACATGCAGAGGGGGTAATTCCATTACTCACTTTGGGGACCTATAACCAATTTTCAattatcatgaaaaaaattctCAGACCTggataaacaaaattttttggaaTGGCAAATAGCGATGTTATGATACtgctataattttaattcaaacacaacctaaacaaatatcaaaaccaatcaatgaaattgCATCTTTGGTTCTACAAGAAGGTATAATTCAtattatttcttcctttttgatAAGATTCTGGAAAGCCATGAACTCCACCTATTTACACAGTCCTCTTGTTAAAAGCTAGCTATGCTGTCTCTTCTGGTTTGGGAGTTCAGCAAAAACTAATGACAAGCTTATTCATTTCATTATAAACAGATCAGAACTCTTTTTGCTTTGTCAGTTTGTACATGTTTGGGGGTACTTCATGGATGATGCTCACATGTAATTAACCATCTAATTCCATCATGTATGGGAAACCTGATGAATTGAAATTGACAATGAAAAATGTTGGTATCATTCATTTAAGTCCCACTATCTAATGGAACATATATAATGGAATCGTGTCAAACAAATGAGTCTATTAAAAGCATACCATGCTGGCCTTGGGGTAAATACTCTAATGTGAAGAAATAGAATTTACTAATGCTTTGAGGTGATTAGTTAACAAATAGATGGTATTTATGTTACATCATTCCCTATTGCTTGAAATGatcccttaaaaaaattattttagattgGGAAAAAACGAAAAAAGAGGATTGAGAACAAGAACTGTAGGAGTTGGCAATTTGTTCAATCTGAGTCTAGGCCTtaccaaatattttgaaaactcgAAGATGTAACAAACAATTTGTTAAAAGGGAACAAAATGATTTTGGCAAAAGCCAAAGCATTGATAAGTAGAAAGCAAATATTTAACCCAAACCTCTAGCACACTCTCATCTTcttacttgggtcttcctttgggtgcttGTTTCAAGGATGTGGCGGTTTGGGATGGTGTAGAGGAGAGGATAAGGAAAAGACTTCCGATTTGGAAAAGGCAGTATATTTCCAAAAGTGGTAGACTTACCTTGATCCGGAGCACTCTATCCAGTATGCTTATCTATTGAGAGTGAGATTGAGGTTGGAGTGgatccaaagggattttctaTGGGGAGGTGGGGCCCTTGAGAGGAAGCCCCATTTAGTAGATTGGTCTATTGTTTGTTCAAATAAATGAAAGGGTGGTTTGGGTGGTGAGGAATTTGGCGTTGTTGAATAAGGCTCTTCcatgcaaatggagttggcatTTTGCAGTGAAAAGGAAGGCTTTGTGGAGGCAAGTTATCCGTGGGAAGTATAGGGAAGAAAAGGGTGGATGGCAGTCTTGTGAAGTGAGAGGAAGTTTTGGGGTTGGTTTGTGGAAAGCCATCAAGAGAGATTGGGATGTGATAGGCAGTAATATGGTTTATTCTGTGGGGAATGGGAGGAGAGttagattttggaaggacagGTGGGGTGGAGATTTTCCTTTGTATACttcttttcccttcttattttctatttccttGTCTAAGAAGGCTTGGGTGGAGGATGTGTCGAACCACTCTAAAGGGGGAGTGTGGGTTCCTCGGTTCTCCAAGTGGCTTAACGATTGGGAGGTGTTCAATGTGGAGCTTTTTTTCCTGAGATTGCAAGGAAAGAGGGTGTGTAGTGATGTGGAAAATCAAGTAGTTTGGACAAAGTCAAAGGACGGTAGATTTTCTGTCAAGTCTCTCTATAAGGCTTTGGAATCGGAAAGACAAGGGGATTTTCTTGCAAGAGTAATTTGAAACTCTTAGGTGTCGCCgaaggtgagtttttttgcttaGGAAGTTACGTGGAAAAAGGTTTTAACCTTAGATCGGATTCAGAGGAGATGGTGGCCTTTGGCTAATAGATATTACTTGTGTCTTTTAGAGgaagagtctattgatcacATCCTCTTGCATTATGAGTTGGCAAGGAGCTTATGAAACTTGCTATTTTCCCTGTTTGGGGTGGCATGGATGCTTCCATCCTTAGAGAGGCGTTATTAGGGTGGCTTGGATCTTGTGtgggaaagaagaggaagaaagtaTGGCTATCAGTTCCCTTGTGCCTTTTTTGAAtagtttggaaagaaagaaatagtagggcttttgaaaatgaagatcATTTGATTCAATGGTGtaaatcttttttcctttttaacttGTGGGCATGGGCTAAGGGGTTTTTAGTCTCCCGCCCCCCTTCTATtgtgattttgtagattggttggacTCTGATTGAGGGGGtggttttttttgttgatcCCTACTTCTTTTTTAGGCATTCTTTAGCCTCCTTTGTATACCTCCTGTGTGCTTTGGGGCGCTTCCTTGATgtgccttttatttttaatatattgttgTTTGTTCATCAAAAAAGATTTAACCCAGACCTAGGTCTTGAGATCCAGATGCAGAAGCTAGGATTCTCTGGGAACTAGAGGAGGTTCGCTTCCCTTGAAAATTATGTGATAGCAGA is from Vitis riparia cultivar Riparia Gloire de Montpellier isolate 1030 chromosome 10, EGFV_Vit.rip_1.0, whole genome shotgun sequence and encodes:
- the LOC117923932 gene encoding 14-3-3-like protein D isoform X2, whose translation is MASSKDRDTFVYVAKLAEQAERYDEMVDSMKKVAKLDVELTVEERNLLSVGFKNVIGARRASWRILSSIEQKEEAKGNDQNAKRIKEYRQKVESELSGICSEIMTVIDEHLIPSSSAGESTVFYYKMKGDYYRYLAEFKSGNEKKEAADQSLKAYQTASTTAEADLSPTHPIRLGLALNFSVFYYEIMNSPERACHLAKQAFDEAISELDTLNEESYKDSTLIMQLLRDNLTLWTTDIPGDDEESWKLETSARAGGNENAE
- the LOC117923932 gene encoding 14-3-3-like protein D isoform X1 — its product is MASSKDRDTFVYVAKLAEQAERYDEMVDSMKKVAKLDVELTVEERNLLSVGFKNVIGARRASWRILSSIEQKEEAKGNDQNAKRIKEYRQKVESELSGICSEIMTVIDEHLIPSSSAGESTVFYYKMKGDYYRYLAEFKSGNEKKEAADQSLKAYQTASTTAEADLSPTHPIRLGLALNFSVFYYEIMNSPERACHLAKQAFDEAISELDTLNEESYKDSTLIMQLLRDNLTLWTTDIPGDDAEESWKLETSARAGGNENAE